From Daphnia pulicaria isolate SC F1-1A chromosome 4, SC_F0-13Bv2, whole genome shotgun sequence, one genomic window encodes:
- the LOC124336163 gene encoding glycerol kinase-like isoform X1, giving the protein MVGKYGPLIGAIDQGTSSSRFLVFSAQRAELITYHQVEVNQLTPQEGWVESDPMELLQTVIDCVCKTVENLKSLDVDPGDIKAIGVCNQRETTIVWDKLTGKPLYNAIIWLDARTKSTVESMLSKVQGGNKDFLKRHCGLPISTYFSALKLRWLIDNVAEVRDAIDENRCLFGTVDTWLIWNLTGGVKGGLHLTDVTNASRTMLMNLETLNWDPYLLKFFNIPTSILPEIRSSSEIYGFLTSTPLGGTPISGCLGDQQSALIGQLCLEPGQAKMTYGTGGFLLYNTGIVPVQSEHGLITTVAYQMGKNKQPHYAMEGSIAVAGLALNWLKNNLNLISDFQECEKLASSVTTTGGVYFVPAFSGLYAPYWRMDARGVVCGLTQFTTRAHLARATLESVCYQTKDIVEVMTRDAGAHMTSLRVDGGMTQNNLLIQLQADILGIPIVRPTMTETTALGAAMAAGNAEGIDVWSLDSLDQNSITSDTFTPAVSESDRGSRYTRWKDAVKRTLGWETILDDGIADPERRNRMLGSISGTVFLFSSFLILVAARHYRSTLR; this is encoded by the exons atggttggAAAATATGGGCCTCTTATTGGTGCAATTGACCAAGggacgagcagcagcagatttTTA GTATTCTCGGCGCAACGAGCAGAACTCATTACCTATCACCAAGTAGAAGTAAATCAGCTCACACCTCAAGAAGGATGGGTGGAATCGGATCCGATGGAACTCCTGCAGACCGTTATTGACTGCGTCTGCAAAACAGTGGAGAACTTGAAGAGCTTGGATGTCGATCCCGGAGACATCAAAGCCATTGGCGTTTGCAATCAACGTGAAACAACCATCGTCTGGGACAAGCTAACTGGAAAACCTCTTTACAATGCCATCA TTTGGTTGGACGCCCGTACAAAAAGCACCGTGGAATCGATGCTGTCAAAAGTGCAAGGCGGAAACAAGGATTTCTTGAAGAGACATTGTGGCCTTCCCATCAGCACTTATTTTAGTGCACTCAAACTCAGGTGGTTGATCGATAACGTCGCTGAAGTGCGCGACGCTATTGACGAAAACCGCTGCTTGTTTGGAACTGTCGACACTTGGCTGATTTGG AATCTCACTGGTGGGGTCAAGGGCGGCCTGCATCTCACTGACGTAACTAATGCGTCTCGCACTATGCTGATGAATCTGGAAACCTTAAACTGGGATCCTTATTTGCTCAA ATTCTTCAATATACCAACATCTATTCTTCCGGAGATTCGAAGCTCATCCGAAATTTATGGCTTCTTAACTTCCACGCCATTAGGCGGAACTCCTATTTCAGGC TGTCTAGGAGACCAGCAATCGGCTTTAATTGGCCAGCTATGCCTTGAACCTGGACAGGCAAAGATGACGTACGGTACTGGAGGATTCTTGTTGTACAACACGGGCATTGTG ccGGTGCAATCAGAACATGGATTGATTACAACCGTGGCCTATCAAATGGGGAAGAATAAGCAACCGCATTATGCTATGGAAGGATCGATAGCCGTCGCCGGTCTGGCTCTTAATtggttgaaaaacaatttgaatttgatttccgACTTTCAGGAATGCGAAAAATTGGCCTCTTCCGTAACCACCACCGGCGGAGTCTATTTCGTTCCCGCCTTTTCGGGCCTTTACGCCCCCTACTGGAGAATGGATGCTAGAGG AGTCGTTTGCGGATTGACCCAGTTTACCACCCGGGCCCATTTGGCTCGTGCTACTTTGGAATCTGTGTGCTATCAAACCAAGGACATCGTTGaagtgatgactcgcgacgcTGGTGCTCATATGACGTCGCTGCGTGTCGATGGTGGGATGACGCAAAACAATCTTTTGATCCAGCTCCAGGCCGACATTCTCGGCATTCCGATTG TGAGACCCACGATGACGGAAACGACGGCCCTAGGTGCGGCTATGGCAGCTGGGAATGCCGAAGGCATAGACGTTTGGAGCTTGGATTCACTGGATCAGAACAGTATCACCAGCGATACGTTCACTCCGGCCGTCTCCGAATCAG ACCGAGGCTCCCGTTACACTCGTTGGAAGGATGCCGTCAAGCGGACTCTAGGCTGGGAAACGATTCTTGACGATGGCATCGCTGACCCAG AACGTCGCAACCGGATGTTGGGATCCATCAGTGGCACcgttttcctcttctcctcGTTTCTTATCCTGGTGGCGGCCAGGCATTATCGAAGTACACTCAGGTAG
- the LOC124336163 gene encoding glycerol kinase-like isoform X2 produces MVGKYGPLIGAIDQGTSSCRFLVFSAQRAELITYHQVEVNQLTPQEGWVESDPMELLQTVIDCVCKTVENLKSLDVDPGDIKAIGVCNQRETTIVWDKLTGKPLYNAIIWLDARTKSTVESMLSKVQGGNKDFLKRHCGLPISTYFSALKLRWLIDNVAEVRDAIDENRCLFGTVDTWLIWNLTGGVKGGLHLTDVTNASRTMLMNLETLNWDPYLLKFFNIPTSILPEIRSSSEIYGFLTSTPLGGTPISGCLGDQQSALIGQLCLEPGQAKMTYGTGGFLLYNTGIVPVQSEHGLITTVAYQMGKNKQPHYAMEGSIAVAGLALNWLKNNLNLISDFQECEKLASSVTTTGGVYFVPAFSGLYAPYWRMDARGVVCGLTQFTTRAHLARATLESVCYQTKDIVEVMTRDAGAHMTSLRVDGGMTQNNLLIQLQADILGIPIVRPTMTETTALGAAMAAGNAEGIDVWSLDSLDQNSITSDTFTPAVSESDRGSRYTRWKDAVKRTLGWETILDDGIADPERRNRMLGSISGTVFLFSSFLILVAARHYRSTLR; encoded by the exons GTGGAATCGGATCCGATGGAACTCCTGCAGACCGTTATTGACTGCGTCTGCAAAACAGTGGAGAACTTGAAGAGCTTGGATGTCGATCCCGGAGACATCAAAGCCATTGGCGTTTGCAATCAACGTGAAACAACCATCGTCTGGGACAAGCTAACTGGAAAACCTCTTTACAATGCCATCA TTTGGTTGGACGCCCGTACAAAAAGCACCGTGGAATCGATGCTGTCAAAAGTGCAAGGCGGAAACAAGGATTTCTTGAAGAGACATTGTGGCCTTCCCATCAGCACTTATTTTAGTGCACTCAAACTCAGGTGGTTGATCGATAACGTCGCTGAAGTGCGCGACGCTATTGACGAAAACCGCTGCTTGTTTGGAACTGTCGACACTTGGCTGATTTGG AATCTCACTGGTGGGGTCAAGGGCGGCCTGCATCTCACTGACGTAACTAATGCGTCTCGCACTATGCTGATGAATCTGGAAACCTTAAACTGGGATCCTTATTTGCTCAA ATTCTTCAATATACCAACATCTATTCTTCCGGAGATTCGAAGCTCATCCGAAATTTATGGCTTCTTAACTTCCACGCCATTAGGCGGAACTCCTATTTCAGGC TGTCTAGGAGACCAGCAATCGGCTTTAATTGGCCAGCTATGCCTTGAACCTGGACAGGCAAAGATGACGTACGGTACTGGAGGATTCTTGTTGTACAACACGGGCATTGTG ccGGTGCAATCAGAACATGGATTGATTACAACCGTGGCCTATCAAATGGGGAAGAATAAGCAACCGCATTATGCTATGGAAGGATCGATAGCCGTCGCCGGTCTGGCTCTTAATtggttgaaaaacaatttgaatttgatttccgACTTTCAGGAATGCGAAAAATTGGCCTCTTCCGTAACCACCACCGGCGGAGTCTATTTCGTTCCCGCCTTTTCGGGCCTTTACGCCCCCTACTGGAGAATGGATGCTAGAGG AGTCGTTTGCGGATTGACCCAGTTTACCACCCGGGCCCATTTGGCTCGTGCTACTTTGGAATCTGTGTGCTATCAAACCAAGGACATCGTTGaagtgatgactcgcgacgcTGGTGCTCATATGACGTCGCTGCGTGTCGATGGTGGGATGACGCAAAACAATCTTTTGATCCAGCTCCAGGCCGACATTCTCGGCATTCCGATTG TGAGACCCACGATGACGGAAACGACGGCCCTAGGTGCGGCTATGGCAGCTGGGAATGCCGAAGGCATAGACGTTTGGAGCTTGGATTCACTGGATCAGAACAGTATCACCAGCGATACGTTCACTCCGGCCGTCTCCGAATCAG ACCGAGGCTCCCGTTACACTCGTTGGAAGGATGCCGTCAAGCGGACTCTAGGCTGGGAAACGATTCTTGACGATGGCATCGCTGACCCAG AACGTCGCAACCGGATGTTGGGATCCATCAGTGGCACcgttttcctcttctcctcGTTTCTTATCCTGGTGGCGGCCAGGCATTATCGAAGTACACTCAGGTAG
- the LOC124336356 gene encoding brachyurin-like: MHFLTSLNIPNMKVLAIVLVAFVVVQAAARDLSKYQPRSVLYPRLPSKNTNSFVPIKRSATVNTRGFCGQANVTSGRIVGGTEAVPNSLPWQVALFIDDQYFCGGSLISNEWVLTAAHCADAAVFFDIYLGSHNVRLTAAEEPTRVEVRSTEYTVHPDFGSIRLRNDVALIKLPAPIEFTPEIQPVCLAPTSEPDHVGDILHISGWGKPSDGATGISPVLREVDAPCISNEECALTYGTIPPGNICVDTTGGHGSCNGDSGGPLTFVNGGVHNQVGIVSFGSSAGCEVGYPDAFARVSYFAEWISSVTGLLI, encoded by the exons ATGCATTTCTTGACATCATTAAATATTCCCAACATGAAGGTCCTTGCTATTGTCTTGGTTGCGTTCGTCGTCGTTCAG GCGGCTGCTAGGGACTTGTCCAAGTACCAACCGCGTTCGGTCTTGTACCCACGTCTACCATCGAAAAATACCAACTCCTTCGTCCCCATCAAGCGCTCCGCCACCGTCAACACTCGCG gcTTCTGTGGACAGGCTAACGTGACAAGCGGCCGTATTGTTGGAGGAACTGAGGCCGTCCCAAACTCTCTGCCATG GCAAGTGGCTTTGTTCATCGATGACCAGTACTTCTGCGGTGGTTCTCTTATTTCCAACGAGTGGGTTCTGACTGCCGCCC ACTGTGCCGATGCCGCTGTCTTTTTCGACATTTACTTGGGCTCGCACAACGTCCGTTTGACCGCCGCCGAGGAACCCACCCGCGTTGAAGTCAGGTCCACCGAATACACCGTCCACCCCGACTTTGGATCAATCCGCTTGCGCAACGACGTCGCCTTGATCAAATTGCCTGCTCCCATTGAATTCACac CTGAAATCCAGCCCGTCTGCTTGGCTCCCACTTCCGAGCCCGACCATGTTGGTGATATCCTCCACATTAGCGGATGGGGCAAACCTTCCGATg GTGCCACCGGTATCTCACCTGTCCTGCGTGAAGTCGATGCTCCATGCATCTCCAACGAAGAGTGCGCATTGACTTACGGCACCATCCCACCCGGAAACATCTGCGTTGATACTACTGGCGGCCACGGCTCTTGCAAC GGCGACTCTGGCGGCCCATTGACCTTCGTCAACGGAGGCGTACACAACCAGGTCGGAATCGTCAGTTTCGGCTCCTCCGCCGGATGCGAGGTCGGCTACCCCGACGCTTTCGCCCGCGTTTCCTACTTTGCCGAATGGATTTCATCGGTCACTGGCCTGCTGATCTAA
- the LOC124336372 gene encoding brachyurin-like produces MKFLAVVLALAVVAQAAVNMPHKKIFPRGELFPRAQVPQGPGYFTPTKVAHTVDTRGFCGQSKVDSSRIVGGEEAIPHEFPWQVSVLIDGSGFCGGSLISPDWVLTAAHCADGAGRFLITLGDHDRTVVEPSQVAVTTSTYTVHPGFNSVTLADDLALIRLPSPVELTPEIQPICLAPATEPTHVGDTLLASGWGKTADGVLQGISDVLMKATAPGISTADCNAVYGDITDNVLCIDTTGGHGTCNGDSGGPLSFINGGVYNQVGIVSFVASAGCSAGYPAGFTRVSSYTQWISDTTGLII; encoded by the exons ATGAAATTCTTGGCTGTCgttttggctttggccgtcgTCGCCCAG GCGGCTGTCAATATGCCCCACAAGAAGATTTTCCCCAGGGGTGAGCTTTTCCCCCGTGCCCAGGTCCCACAAGGCCCTGGCTACTTCACCCCGACCAAAGTTGCCCACACCGTCGACACCCGCG GATTCTGCGGACAGTCCAAAGTCGATTCCAGCCGCATCGTCGGTGGAGAGGAGGCCATTCCCCATGAGTTCCCTtg GCAGGTGTCCGTCCTTATCGATGGGTCCGGCTTCTGCGGAGGTTCGCTCATCTCGCCCGACTGGGTTTTGACCGCCGCCCACTGCGCCGATGGCGCCGGCCGCTTCCTCATCACCCTCGGCGATCACGACAGGACCGTCGTTGAGCCGTCCCAGGTCGCCGTTACAACATCCACCTACACCGTCCACCCCGGATTCAATTCTGTCACCCTTGCCGACGATCTCGCCCTTATCCGCTTGCCGTCGCCCGTCGAATTGACCC CCGAAATCCAGCCCATCTGCTTGGCACCGGCCACCGAGCCCACTCACGTTGGCGACACCCTCTTGGCCTCCGGATGGGGTAAGACCGCCGACGGTGTTTTGCAAGGTATCTCCGACGTCCTGATGAAGGCGACCGCCCCCGGCATCAGCACCGCCGACTGCAACGCCGTTTACGGCGACATCACCGACAACGTCCTCTGCATCGACACCACCGGTGGACACGGAACCTGCAac GGAGACTCTGGCGGTCCATTGAGCTTCATCAACGGAGGCGTCTACAACCAGGTCGGTATCGTCAGCTTCGTCGCCAGCGCCGGATGCTCCGCTGGATACCCCGCGGGATTCACCCGCGTTTCCAGCTACACCCAGTGGATCTCCGACACCACCGGCTTGATCATCTAA